The Mastomys coucha isolate ucsf_1 unplaced genomic scaffold, UCSF_Mcou_1 pScaffold4, whole genome shotgun sequence genome has a segment encoding these proteins:
- the Apba3 gene encoding amyloid-beta A4 precursor protein-binding family A member 3 isoform X2 — protein MEFLPVPQHPPGPPTMDLEEPKGPEVPSEDHPSNTQWALGPGGPVSLSEMELDTSSVRELVQQLEALPSDLGGPFPDGAPCPLHIATGQGLATQENSDAGGLLSAEAGEDDLLGLLRVEGSSPAQSVPPDPAQTAPCLLQPPEDPDPEPGWMEGASAEPADTRSSSSSPEPWLETAPLVTQQEPPVGTQSRETLASCPAVSEVPGPCGQEELMDGVIFGAKYLGSTQLLSERSPPPSTRMGQAQEAMDRVKAPEGETQPMVEVDIFISTRRVKVLAADSQTISYIADIGPVLVLMARRRLARRTTPQDHQRRLYKMLCHVFHSEDAQLIAQAIGQAFSIAYSQFLQENRIDPSQVGTQPSTAASHPHNGDLDHFCNSQNCREVCIEKRPGEGLGVALVESGWGSLLPTAVIANLLHGGPAERCGALSIGDRITAINGTSLVGLSLAACQAAVREVRRHSSVTLSIIHCPPVTTAVIRRPHVREQLGFCVEDGIICSLLRGGAAERGGVRVGHRIIEVNGQSVVAMPHARIIQLLTETREIHIKTMPAATYRLLTGQEQPVYL, from the exons ATGGAGTTCCTGCCAGTACCTCAGCATCCCCCAGGACCCCCGACCATGGATTTGGAGGAGCCCAAAGGCCCCGAGGTGCCCTCTGAGGACCACCCCTCTAACACCCAGTGGGCCTTAGGGCCTGGAGGCCCTGTCTCCCTGAGCGAGATGGAGCTGGACACATCCAGTGTTCGGGAGCTGGTTCAGCAGCTGGAAGCTCTACCCAGCGACCTGGGTGGCCCATTTCCAGACGGAGCCCCCTGTCCCCTGCACATCGCCACCGGCCAAGGCCTAGCCACCCAGGAGAACTCGGATGCTGGTGGGCTTCTGTCGGCCGAGGCAGGCGAGGATGACCTTCTGGGTCTGCTGAGGGTCGAGGGCTCTTCGCCTGCCCAATCTGTTCCCCCAGATCCTGCACAGACTGCACCCTGCCTTCTGCAGCCGCCAGAGGACCCCGATCCGGAGCCGGGGTGGATGGAAGGGGCGTCAGCAGAGCCAGCAGACACCAGGAGCTCCAGCAGTTCCCCAGAGCCCTGGCTGGAGACAGCACCTCTGGTGACACAACAGGAACCACCTGTGGGGACCCAG agCCGGGAGACCCTGGCCTCGTGCCCTGCCGTCTCTGAGG TTCCAGGTCCCTGTGGACAGGAGGAGCTCATGGATGGTGTCATCTTCGGGGCAAAGTACCTGGGCTCCACCCAACTGCTGTCAGAGCGCAGCCCGCCGCCCAGCACACGCATGGGGCAGGCGCAGGAGGCCATGGACCGTGTCAAG GCCCCTGAAGGTGAGACCCAGCCCATGGTGGAAGTGGACATCTTTATCTCCACCAGGCGTGTCAAAGTGCTAGCCGCTGACTCCCAG ACCATCTCCTACATCGCAGACATTGGGCCTGTGTTGGTCTTGATGGCCCGGAGACGGCTGGCCAGGAGGACAACTCCCCAGGACCACCAGCGGCGACTCTACAAGATGTTGTGCCATGTCTTCCACTCAGAGGAT GCCCAGCTCATTGCACAAGCCATCGGCCAGGCCTTCAGCATCGCCTACAGCCAGTTCCTGCAGGAGAACAGGATCGATCCCAGCCAGGTGGGCACGCAGCCCTCAACCGCTGCCAGCCACCCGCACAATGGCGACCTGGACCACTTCTGCAACAGCCAGAACTGCAGGGAG GTTTGCATCGAGAAGCGGCCAGGCGAAGGCCTGGGCGTTGCGCTAGTTGAATCAGGCTGGGGCTCGCTGTTGCCTACCGCAGTCATTGCCAACCTGCTCCACGGGGGCCCTGCGGAGCGCTGTGGGGCCCTGAGCATAGGGGACCGCATCACCGCCATCAACGGAACCAGCCTGGTGGGGCTGTCGCTGGCCGCCTGTCAGGCTGCCGTGCGT GAGGTGCGGCGACACTCGTCCGTGACACTGAGTATCATCCACTGCCCACCGGTCACCACGGCCGTCATCCGCCGGCCCCACGTGCGCGAGCAGCTGGGCTTCTGTGTGGAGGATGGCATC ATTTGTAGCCTGCTGCGTGGGGGCGCGGCGGAGCGTGGTGGAGTCCGCGTTGGACACCGCATCATTGAAGTCAACGGGCAGAGTGTGGTGGCCATGCCCCATGCGCGTATCATCCAGCTGCTCACAGAGACAAGAGAA ATCCACATCAAGACCATGCCAGCTGCCACCTACCGACTGCTCACAGGACAGGAACAGCCGGTATACCTGTGA
- the Apba3 gene encoding amyloid-beta A4 precursor protein-binding family A member 3 isoform X1 — MEFLPVPQHPPGPPTMDLEEPKGPEVPSEDHPSNTQWALGPGGPVSLSEMELDTSSVRELVQQLEALPSDLGGPFPDGAPCPLHIATGQGLATQENSDAGGLLSAEAGEDDLLGLLRVEGSSPAQSVPPDPAQTAPCLLQPPEDPDPEPGWMEGASAEPADTRSSSSSPEPWLETAPLVTQQEPPVGTQSRETLASCPAVSEVPGPCGQEELMDGVIFGAKYLGSTQLLSERSPPPSTRMGQAQEAMDRVKAPEGETQPMVEVDIFISTRRVKVLAADSQDALMDHALQTISYIADIGPVLVLMARRRLARRTTPQDHQRRLYKMLCHVFHSEDAQLIAQAIGQAFSIAYSQFLQENRIDPSQVGTQPSTAASHPHNGDLDHFCNSQNCREVCIEKRPGEGLGVALVESGWGSLLPTAVIANLLHGGPAERCGALSIGDRITAINGTSLVGLSLAACQAAVREVRRHSSVTLSIIHCPPVTTAVIRRPHVREQLGFCVEDGIICSLLRGGAAERGGVRVGHRIIEVNGQSVVAMPHARIIQLLTETREIHIKTMPAATYRLLTGQEQPVYL; from the exons ATGGAGTTCCTGCCAGTACCTCAGCATCCCCCAGGACCCCCGACCATGGATTTGGAGGAGCCCAAAGGCCCCGAGGTGCCCTCTGAGGACCACCCCTCTAACACCCAGTGGGCCTTAGGGCCTGGAGGCCCTGTCTCCCTGAGCGAGATGGAGCTGGACACATCCAGTGTTCGGGAGCTGGTTCAGCAGCTGGAAGCTCTACCCAGCGACCTGGGTGGCCCATTTCCAGACGGAGCCCCCTGTCCCCTGCACATCGCCACCGGCCAAGGCCTAGCCACCCAGGAGAACTCGGATGCTGGTGGGCTTCTGTCGGCCGAGGCAGGCGAGGATGACCTTCTGGGTCTGCTGAGGGTCGAGGGCTCTTCGCCTGCCCAATCTGTTCCCCCAGATCCTGCACAGACTGCACCCTGCCTTCTGCAGCCGCCAGAGGACCCCGATCCGGAGCCGGGGTGGATGGAAGGGGCGTCAGCAGAGCCAGCAGACACCAGGAGCTCCAGCAGTTCCCCAGAGCCCTGGCTGGAGACAGCACCTCTGGTGACACAACAGGAACCACCTGTGGGGACCCAG agCCGGGAGACCCTGGCCTCGTGCCCTGCCGTCTCTGAGG TTCCAGGTCCCTGTGGACAGGAGGAGCTCATGGATGGTGTCATCTTCGGGGCAAAGTACCTGGGCTCCACCCAACTGCTGTCAGAGCGCAGCCCGCCGCCCAGCACACGCATGGGGCAGGCGCAGGAGGCCATGGACCGTGTCAAG GCCCCTGAAGGTGAGACCCAGCCCATGGTGGAAGTGGACATCTTTATCTCCACCAGGCGTGTCAAAGTGCTAGCCGCTGACTCCCAG GATGCCTTGATGGACCATGCCCTGCAGACCATCTCCTACATCGCAGACATTGGGCCTGTGTTGGTCTTGATGGCCCGGAGACGGCTGGCCAGGAGGACAACTCCCCAGGACCACCAGCGGCGACTCTACAAGATGTTGTGCCATGTCTTCCACTCAGAGGAT GCCCAGCTCATTGCACAAGCCATCGGCCAGGCCTTCAGCATCGCCTACAGCCAGTTCCTGCAGGAGAACAGGATCGATCCCAGCCAGGTGGGCACGCAGCCCTCAACCGCTGCCAGCCACCCGCACAATGGCGACCTGGACCACTTCTGCAACAGCCAGAACTGCAGGGAG GTTTGCATCGAGAAGCGGCCAGGCGAAGGCCTGGGCGTTGCGCTAGTTGAATCAGGCTGGGGCTCGCTGTTGCCTACCGCAGTCATTGCCAACCTGCTCCACGGGGGCCCTGCGGAGCGCTGTGGGGCCCTGAGCATAGGGGACCGCATCACCGCCATCAACGGAACCAGCCTGGTGGGGCTGTCGCTGGCCGCCTGTCAGGCTGCCGTGCGT GAGGTGCGGCGACACTCGTCCGTGACACTGAGTATCATCCACTGCCCACCGGTCACCACGGCCGTCATCCGCCGGCCCCACGTGCGCGAGCAGCTGGGCTTCTGTGTGGAGGATGGCATC ATTTGTAGCCTGCTGCGTGGGGGCGCGGCGGAGCGTGGTGGAGTCCGCGTTGGACACCGCATCATTGAAGTCAACGGGCAGAGTGTGGTGGCCATGCCCCATGCGCGTATCATCCAGCTGCTCACAGAGACAAGAGAA ATCCACATCAAGACCATGCCAGCTGCCACCTACCGACTGCTCACAGGACAGGAACAGCCGGTATACCTGTGA